In the Gossypium raimondii isolate GPD5lz chromosome 9, ASM2569854v1, whole genome shotgun sequence genome, one interval contains:
- the LOC105798994 gene encoding U-box domain-containing protein 17 has translation MATAAIFSSMRRRRSPSVEAFLAPVDLSEVALVQTLVAISSELVSCVSDKVFFFQRRNSRCLIRKIEVLVVLLEYVKDSESGSMSTLPSTAILCFKELYLLLYRSKILLDYCAQSSKLWLLLQNPSISSHFHDLNQEISTLLDVFPLNDLELSDDVREQVELLQKQARNPKLYVDESDEGLRVKLFSFLDDFGNGRIPNHGDLRLFFVERLWIRDSISFRREIEFLEEQIVNHEGDIEPTACVLNGFVAIVRYCRFLLFGFEEDEVLFLSRGQKKPRKGLIAREIADTFLTVPKDFCCPISLELMRDPVIVSTGQTYDRSSITRWIEEGHCTCPKTGQMLDHTRLVPNRALRNLIVQWCTAHGVPYDPPETRDASAESFAAACPIKAAVEANRATATLLIKQLADGSQGAQTIASREIRLLTKTGKENRAFIAGAGAIPHLRKLLSSSSPIAQENSVTAMLNLSIHDKNKRLIIDEDGCLTSIVEVLKLGLTTEARENAAATLFSLSAVHDFKKRIADQEGAIEALAGLLRVGTSRGKKDAVMALFNLSTHTDNCARMIKARAVAELVGALQNEGVAEEAAGALALIVRQPIGAEAVGKEEMAVSRLITMMRCGTPRGKENAVAALLELCRSGGAAATERVLKTPALAGLLQTLLFTGTKRARRKAASLARVFHRCENTSLHPSGFRNGNSTTNISTFGGDVSVPMSLSVL, from the coding sequence ATGGCGACGGCGGCTATATTCTCATCCATGAGGCGGCGGAGATCGCCGTCTGTGGAGGCGTTTTTGGCTCCGGTGGACTTATCTGAAGTAGCTCTCGTTCAAACCTTAGTAGCCATCTCATCGGAGCTTGTTTCTTGCGTTTCCGACAAGGTTTTCTTCTTTCAACGAAGGAATTCTCGGTGTTTGATTCGGAAAATCGaggttttggttgttttgttgGAGTATGTGAAGGATTCAGAATCTGGGTCCATGTCAACGTTGCCATCAACAGCCATTTTGTGCTTCAAGGAGCTTTATTTGTTGCTTTACAGGTCAAAGATATTGCTTGATTATTGTGCTCAATCAAGTAAGTTATGGCTTTTACTTCAAAACCCTTcaatttcaagccatttccatgATTTGAACCAAGAGATTTCTACCCTTTTGGATGTTTTCCCATTAAATGATCTTGAGTTGAGTGATGATGTTAGGGAACAAGTTGAGCTGTTGCAAAAGCAGGCTAGGAACCCTAAACTTTATGTTGATGAAAGTGATGAGGGCTTAAGGGTTAAGTTGTTTTCATTTCTTGATGATTTTGGTAATGGGAGGATACCAAATCATGGGGATTTAAGGTTGTTCTTTGTGGAGAGGTTGTGGATTAGGGATTCCATAAGTTTTAGGCGTGAAATTGAGTTTTTGGAGGAACAAATTGTGAATCATGAAGGGGATATTGAACCTACTGCTTGTGTGCTTAATGGATTTGTTGCAATTGTCCGGTATTGTCGGTTTTTGCTGTTCGGTTTTGAGGAAGATGAGGTTCTGTTCTTGTCTCGGGGTCAGAAGAAACCAAGAAAAGGGTTGATTGCTCGAGAGATTGCCGATACGTTTTTAACTGTTCCAAAGGACTTCTGTTGTCCGATATCATTGGAGTTGATGAGAGATCCGGTGATAGTTTCAACAGGACAGACTTATGACCGGAGTTCGATAACTAGGTGGATCGAGGAAGGGCATTGTACTTGTCCAAAGACAGGGCAAATGCTTGACCATACCCGGCTTGTTCCGAATCGAGCTTTGAGGAACTTGATCGTGCAATGGTGTACTGCTCATGGTGTCCCATATGATCCACCAGAGACTAGGGATGCATCGGCAGAGTCTTTTGCCGCTGCTTGCCCAATCAAAGCAGCAGTGGAAGCCAATAGAGCAACAGCAACGCTTCTTATCAAACAACTAGCAGATGGATCTCAGGGAGCTCAGACTATTGCTTCTAGAGAGATTCGGTTATTGACTAAAACGGGAAAGGAAAACCGTGCTTTTATTGCAGGGGCTGGGGCAATACCGCACTTACGGAAGTTGCTGTCATCTTCAAGCCCCATTGCTCAAGAGAATTCTGTTACTGCAATGCTGAATCTATCCATTCACGATAAAAATAAACGTCTAATTATCGATGAGGATGGTTGTTTAACATCAATTGTTGAAGTCTTGAAGCTCGGACTCACAACAGAAGCTAGGGAAAACGCTGCAGCAACATTGTTCAGCCTCTCAGCAGTTCATGACTTTAAGAAGAGAATAGCAGATCAAGAAGGAGCAATTGAAGCCTTAGCAGGGTTGCTGAGAGTGGGAACCTCAAGAGGAAAGAAGGATGCTGTAATGGCTTTATTTAATTTGTCGACTCACACAGATAATTGTGCAAGAATGATTAAGGCCAGAGCTGTTGCAGAACTTGTAGGAGCTTTGCAAAATGAAGGTGTTGCGGAGGAAGCAGCAGGTGCATTGGCCTTAATAGTCCGACAGCCAATTGGGGCCGAAGCAGTGGGAAAGGAAGAAATGGCAGTGTCCAGGTTGATAACAATGATGAGATGCGGAACACCGAGAGGGAAAGAGAATGCAGTTGCAGCATTGCTCGAGTTGTGCCGCAGTGGTGGTGCCGCTGCGACTGAGAGAGTGCTTAAGACACCTGCATTGGCCGGTTTACTTCAAACTCTGTTGTTTACGGGTACAAAACGAGCTAGACGGAAGGCTGCATCACTTGCTCGAGTCTTTCATAGGTGTGAGAATACGTCCTTACATCCCAGTGGATTCAGAAATGGTAACTCAACTACAAACATTTCAACTTTCGGTGGTGATGTCTCAGTGCCTATGTCCTTATCAGTGTTGTAA
- the LOC105798995 gene encoding pentatricopeptide repeat-containing protein At4g18840, protein MSGTLSQLPILPFTEMASSISQIHQAHAHLLKTGVFPNNTFVSNKLISFAVSNPDPITLSYAHSVFTHITDPNSFSYNSLIRAYANSRTPENALFLFRQMLKGGPVLPDKYSFTFALKACAGFCGVEEGMQIHGLALKLGIGFDIFVANTLIHVYGKSGHFGFARSLLDRMADRDVVSWNALLSAYIETGFIRLARGLFDEMDERNVESWNFMISGYLSSGLLEEAKSVFDSMPLKDVVSWNAIITGYAHASRFDEVLELFEDMQREEVRPDTCTLVNVLSACAHLGALGQGEWIHGYIDKNGIDTNGFIATALVDMHSKCGNIDKAVNVFRNASKKDISTWNSIIVGLGMHGYGETALETFSEMLMEGFEPNEVTFIAVLTACSRSRFLNEGCKMFKLMVDDYGIEPAIEHYGCMVDLLGQVGLLEEALELVETRQLKEAHVLWESLLSACKNHGNVKMAEYVARKLLELNPQDSSGYVQLSNTYAALKRWDDVLNVRKKMKALKVNKEPGCSMIEVNGVVHEFLAGEGMILE, encoded by the coding sequence ATGAGTGGAACCTTATCTCAGCTACCAATACTTCCCTTCACAGAAATGGCGTCTTCCATTTCCCAAATCCACCAAGCTCATGCTCATCTTCTCAAAACTGGTGTTTTCCCCAATAATACCTTCGTTTCAAACAAGCTCATCTCTTTTGCCGTCTCAAATCCCGACCCCATCACCCTCTCTTACGCTCACTCCGTTTTCACTCACATTACTGACCCAAACTCTTTCTCCTACAATTCCCTCATCAGAGCTTATGCTAATAGTCGTACCCCTGAAAATGCTCTCTTCCTCTTCCGTCAAATGCTTAAAGGAGGCCCTGTTTTGCCCGATAAGTACAGTTTCACTTTTGCTTTGAAGGCATGTGCTGGGTTTTGTGGGGTTGAAGAAGGGATGCAGATTCATGGTCTGGCGTTGAAACTGGGGATTGGGTTTGATATTTTCGTGGCTAATActttgattcatgtttatggAAAAAGTGGGCATTTTGGGTTTGCACGGAGCCTTCTCGATAGAATGGCTGACAGAGATGTGGTTTCTTGGAATGCTTTGTTGAGCGCTTATATTGAAACGGGATTCATAAGATTGGCTCGTGGTTTATTCGATGAAATGGATGAAAGGAATGTGGAGTCATGGAATTTCATGATTTCGGGGTATTTAAGTTCAGGGTTACTCGAAGAAGCTAAAAGTGTCTTTGATTCAATGCCTTTAAAAGATGTGGTGTCTTGGAATGCTATAATTACAGGTTATGCTCATGCAAGTCGTTTTGATGAAGTTTTGGAGCTTTTTGAAGATATGCAGCGTGAGGAAGTGAGGCCAGATACTTGCACATTGGTCAATGTGTTGTCTGCATGTGCTCATCTTGGTGCTTTGGGCCAAGGTGAATGGATTCATGGTTATATCGATAAGAATGGGATAGACACCAATGGTTTTATAGCTACAGCTCTTGTTGACATGCATTCAAAATGTGGGAACATTGATAAGGCTGTAAATGTGTTTAGAAATGCTTCAAAGAAGGATATTAGTACATGGAATTCCATAATTGTTGGTTTAGGGATGCATGGCTACGGAGAAACTGCATTAGAGACTTTCTCAGAGATGCTTATGGAAGGTTTTGAACCTAACGAGGTGACCTTCATTGCTGTTTTGACTGCTTGCAGTCGTTCCAGGTTCTTAAACGAGGGATGCAAGATGTTCAAACTcatggttgatgattatggAATTGAACCAGCTATTGAGCACTATGGTTGCATGGTGGATCTCCTTGGTCAGGTCGGGTTATTAGAGGAGGCTTTGGAGCTTGTAGAAACAAGGCAACTGAAAGAAGCTCATGTGCTTTGGGAGTCCTTATTGAGTGCCTGTAAAAACCATGGTAATGTGAAAATGGCAGAGTATGTTGCTAGGAAGCTCTTAGAGTTGAATCCGCAAGATAGTTCTGGTTATGTTCAGTTATCTAATACATATGCAGCACTGAAAAGATGGgatgatgttttaaatgtgaGGAAAAAAATGAAGGCCCTGAAAGTAAATAAGGAGCCTGGATGTAGCATGATCGAAGTAAATGGCGTTGTTCATGAGTTCTTAGCTGGTGAAGGAATGATTCTTGAATAA